A genomic region of Rhipicephalus sanguineus isolate Rsan-2018 chromosome 1, BIME_Rsan_1.4, whole genome shotgun sequence contains the following coding sequences:
- the LOC119386773 gene encoding antimicrobial peptide microplusin, producing the protein MKVYILATGLLLLFVSQSSASSFNICHDADAGINAFFSCVRRVGTLKLKEALDRIESAIHCDNDVCLVHSLCANGDLVTELRKQMLEPEVDELVGLQQRCGINNF; encoded by the exons ATGAAGGTCTACATTTTGGCTACGGGGCTGCTGTTGCTCTTTGTTTCCCAGTCTTCAGCTTCCAGCTTCAACATTTGCC ATGACGCGGATGCCGGAATCAATGCCTTCTTCAGCTGTGTACGACGCGTGGGAACATTGAAG TTGAAGGAAGCTCTCGACAGAATCGAAAGCGCGATTCATTGCGACAACGATGTTTGTCTCGTCCACTCCTTGTGTGCTAATGGCGACCTG GTAACGGAGCTACGAAAACAAATGCTT gagcCAGAAGTGGACGAACTGGTTGGTTTGCAACAACGGTGTGGAATAAACAACTTCTAA
- the LOC119398199 gene encoding uncharacterized protein LOC119398199, which yields MKVLLVVLVVASAVALVVSSDPLDICRKPAAEISSLMNCIRLKTTVSFRSLLHKFILRTRCQNDLCLVRNWCLKNDGDFKGQAFKSMPYKYFLEFFNAAKKCQSRRRVTELSVGPELWRHFVKMISAFVV from the exons ATGAAGGTGCTTCTCGTTGTATTGGTTGTCGCGTCAGCAGTGGCACTCGTTGTTTCATCCGATCCACTTGACATATGTC GCAAACCGGCAGCAGAAATTTCTTCCCTCATGAACTGCATTCGGCTGAAAACGACTGTTTCT TTTCGAAGCCTGCTGCACAAGTTCATTCTCAGGACACGTTGCCAGAACGACTTATGCCTCGTCCGAAATTGGTGCCTCAAGAACGACGGTGACTTC AAAGGACAAGCCTTTAAGAGCATGCCG TACAAGTACttcctggagttcttcaacgctGCCAAGAAGTGCCAGAGTCGAAGGCGGGTGACCGAGCTGTCCGTGGGCCCCGAGCTGTGGCGGCATTTTGTCAAGATGATCAGCGCATTTGTCGTCTGA